One Methanobrevibacter millerae genomic region harbors:
- a CDS encoding DUF106 domain-containing protein, with amino-acid sequence MADIFSMLSTGAIDALNTIFNPILAMDPNPQNPALTVLVIAFLVSLITTIANKYLVDQDKMNENQKKSRELSSKMREAQKKGDGKEIARLQAEQTEMLKNQNAVMMESFKPMFVTFIPIILIFFWMRTSAIHNLVLIMPVPAYWVTLTPLWHFIGQFLYGGKATIPYGIGWLLWYMICTFGMSQILRKFLGFKQGF; translated from the coding sequence ATGGCTGATATTTTTAGTATGCTTTCAACTGGCGCAATTGATGCGCTGAATACCATATTCAATCCTATTTTAGCAATGGATCCAAATCCGCAAAATCCTGCGTTAACTGTATTGGTTATTGCATTTTTGGTTTCATTGATTACAACTATTGCTAACAAATATCTGGTTGACCAAGACAAGATGAATGAAAATCAGAAAAAGTCAAGGGAGCTTTCCTCCAAAATGAGAGAAGCCCAAAAGAAAGGAGACGGCAAGGAAATCGCAAGACTTCAGGCCGAGCAGACTGAAATGCTCAAAAACCAGAATGCGGTCATGATGGAATCATTCAAGCCTATGTTCGTTACTTTCATTCCAATCATTTTGATTTTCTTCTGGATGAGAACTTCAGCTATTCATAATTTGGTTCTTATCATGCCTGTACCGGCTTATTGGGTTACTTTAACTCCATTATGGCATTTCATTGGTCAATTCTTATATGGAGGAAAAGCTACTATTCCTTATGGTATTGGCTGGTTATTATGGTATATGATTTGTACTTTCGGTATGAGTCAGATATTAAGAAAATTCTTAGGATTCAAACAAGGGTTCTAA
- the secY gene encoding preprotein translocase subunit SecY: protein MSSLEVLEPLFRFLPEVKSPVHNQDFNEKLKWTALILVLYYFLTEIPLYGLSAAAVDNFAALRAVMAGSFGSILTLGIGPIVTASIVLQLLVGSNLLDLDLSSHKDKSHFQATQKLLSIVFTIFEAGVLVLTGNLVPIDNSYLGVLFLQLVIGAVLVIYLDEVVSKWGFGSGIGLFIAAGVCQAIVVGTFYFIPNAEGIFTGAIPGFIQSVVNGSANFSLLIPLIATICVFAVVVYGESIRVEIPISHGSVRGHGRIRGSVGKYPLKFVYASNMPVILTSALLVNVSLLANVFQKIGFPILGEVNQGKAVSGLAWLLSTPNNVSMFFSEPVHVIFYAIFFLACCVLFSYLWVEISGLNAKKISEQLYSSGIQIPGFRSSKRQLYKILKKYIPALTILSGLYVGLIAFFADLTGALGGGTGVLLTVGIVHKLYEEMAEEQLMSSNPLLRKFLGGD from the coding sequence ATGTCATCACTCGAAGTATTAGAGCCATTGTTTAGGTTTTTGCCTGAAGTAAAATCTCCTGTTCACAATCAGGACTTCAATGAAAAACTTAAATGGACTGCTCTTATTTTGGTATTATATTATTTCTTAACTGAAATACCATTATATGGTCTAAGCGCTGCTGCTGTAGACAACTTTGCTGCTTTAAGGGCAGTTATGGCTGGAAGTTTCGGTTCAATTCTTACTTTAGGAATTGGTCCTATCGTTACTGCGTCTATTGTATTGCAATTGTTAGTAGGTTCAAACCTTCTTGATTTGGATCTTTCTTCACACAAGGATAAATCACACTTTCAAGCTACACAAAAGCTTTTATCTATTGTCTTTACAATATTTGAAGCCGGTGTTTTAGTATTAACAGGTAATTTAGTACCTATTGATAATTCTTATCTTGGTGTATTATTCCTTCAACTTGTAATCGGTGCAGTTTTAGTAATTTATCTGGATGAAGTTGTTTCAAAATGGGGATTCGGAAGTGGTATCGGTCTGTTCATTGCTGCAGGTGTATGTCAAGCTATCGTTGTCGGAACGTTCTATTTCATACCTAACGCAGAAGGAATATTCACCGGAGCTATTCCTGGATTTATCCAGTCCGTAGTCAACGGCTCTGCCAATTTCTCATTGCTGATTCCATTGATTGCAACTATCTGTGTATTTGCGGTTGTTGTATATGGTGAATCCATACGCGTTGAAATTCCGATTTCACACGGTTCAGTTAGAGGTCACGGAAGAATCAGAGGTTCAGTCGGTAAATATCCATTGAAATTCGTTTATGCAAGTAACATGCCTGTTATTCTGACAAGTGCGCTTCTGGTTAACGTTTCACTTCTTGCAAACGTTTTCCAAAAGATTGGATTCCCTATTTTAGGTGAAGTCAACCAGGGTAAGGCCGTAAGCGGTCTGGCATGGCTTTTGTCAACGCCTAACAATGTTTCAATGTTCTTTTCTGAGCCCGTGCATGTTATTTTCTATGCGATTTTCTTCCTTGCATGCTGTGTACTGTTCTCATACCTGTGGGTTGAAATCAGTGGATTGAACGCTAAGAAAATTTCAGAACAACTTTACAGTTCAGGTATTCAGATACCTGGTTTCAGAAGTAGTAAACGTCAGTTATATAAGATTTTAAAGAAATATATTCCTGCACTTACCATTTTAAGTGGTTTATATGTAGGTCTCATTGCATTCTTTGCAGATTTAACCGGTGCTTTAGGTGGAGGTACTGGTGTATTGCTTACTGTAGGTATTGTACATAAGCTTTATGAAGAAATGGCTGAAGAACAGCTCATGTCATCAAATCCACTACTCAGAAAGTTCTTGGGAGGAGATTAA
- a CDS encoding 50S ribosomal protein L34e, translating into MPANRFRSRSYKRMRKNTPGGENVLRYKKKKPSKHVCAECGAILHGVPRGRPYEIGKLSKTAKRPSRPYGGYLCTKCMRKLFKQEARK; encoded by the coding sequence ATGCCTGCAAATAGGTTTAGATCAAGATCATATAAAAGAATGAGAAAAAACACTCCTGGTGGAGAAAATGTTTTAAGATACAAAAAGAAGAAACCGTCTAAGCACGTCTGTGCTGAATGCGGTGCAATTTTACATGGTGTTCCTCGCGGACGTCCATACGAAATTGGTAAGCTTTCAAAAACTGCTAAAAGACCTAGCCGTCCATACGGTGGGTACTTATGTACTAAATGTATGCGTAAACTTTTCAAACAAGAGGCTAGAAAATAA
- a CDS encoding 50S ribosomal protein L14e, whose protein sequence is MASIEVGRVCIKTAGREAGEKCAIVEIIDENFVEVIGEAVKNRRCNIAHLEPTEDSIDVSGDADSIKAALADL, encoded by the coding sequence ATGGCATCAATCGAAGTAGGAAGAGTATGTATTAAAACTGCTGGAAGAGAAGCTGGCGAAAAATGTGCAATCGTTGAAATTATCGATGAAAACTTTGTAGAAGTTATTGGTGAAGCTGTTAAAAACAGAAGATGTAACATCGCTCACTTAGAACCAACCGAAGATTCTATCGATGTTTCCGGTGACGCTGACTCTATCAAAGCAGCTTTAGCAGATTTATAG
- a CDS encoding adenylate kinase, which produces MKLVVLTGIPGSGSTTILNKALEEVDYLHLNYGDIMTELAIEEKLVEDRDALRKLPAETQKEIQAKAAKRINEKSQENNVIVDTHCTINTPSGFLPGLPIWVLEQLQPDLFILVEANPDEIIYRRMNDDTRSRDVEKAKNIQLHQEMNRAASMAYATMTGATVKIIENHDNHLDQTISKLVDVLK; this is translated from the coding sequence ATGAAACTTGTAGTATTAACAGGAATTCCAGGTTCAGGAAGTACCACTATCCTAAATAAGGCACTTGAAGAAGTGGATTATTTGCACTTAAATTATGGAGACATAATGACTGAACTTGCAATCGAAGAAAAACTTGTTGAAGATAGGGATGCTTTAAGGAAATTGCCTGCTGAAACTCAAAAGGAGATTCAGGCCAAAGCCGCTAAAAGAATCAATGAAAAGTCCCAGGAAAATAATGTTATTGTAGACACTCATTGTACAATCAACACTCCTTCAGGATTCTTGCCGGGACTTCCGATTTGGGTTTTAGAACAGTTACAACCTGACCTGTTTATTTTGGTAGAAGCAAATCCTGATGAGATTATTTACAGAAGAATGAATGATGATACCCGTTCCAGAGACGTTGAAAAGGCTAAAAATATTCAACTGCATCAGGAAATGAATAGGGCTGCTTCAATGGCATATGCAACAATGACTGGAGCTACCGTAAAGATCATCGAAAACCATGATAATCATTTAGATCAAACAATCTCAAAACTGGTTGACGTTTTAAAATAG
- the cmk gene encoding (d)CMP kinase translates to MIITVGGLAGTGTTTTAELLSEKLDIPYISAGFVFRQMASERGMSVLEFSEFAEGNDDIDKEIDKRQAELAKSAENLIVEGRLSAYFVEADLKLWLVTPFDVRSSRIAERESKSVEVAKEEIITRENSEALRYMDIHNIDIKNMDIYDLIINTGTFDPEQVSEIILTTLKVI, encoded by the coding sequence ATGATAATTACTGTTGGCGGATTGGCTGGTACCGGAACAACAACCACTGCTGAATTGCTCAGTGAAAAATTGGATATTCCATACATCTCTGCAGGATTTGTTTTCAGGCAAATGGCAAGCGAGAGAGGAATGTCCGTTCTGGAGTTCAGTGAATTTGCTGAAGGTAATGATGATATAGATAAAGAAATTGACAAAAGACAGGCTGAACTGGCCAAATCTGCAGAAAATTTAATAGTTGAAGGCAGGTTATCAGCTTACTTTGTTGAAGCTGACTTAAAACTTTGGTTAGTGACTCCCTTTGATGTGCGTTCTTCAAGAATTGCCGAAAGGGAATCCAAATCTGTAGAAGTGGCAAAAGAGGAAATAATTACTCGTGAAAACAGTGAAGCTTTAAGATACATGGATATCCATAATATTGACATTAAGAACATGGATATTTATGATTTGATAATCAATACTGGTACGTTCGATCCCGAACAGGTATCAGAAATCATTTTAACAACATTAAAGGTGATATAA
- a CDS encoding RNA-guided pseudouridylation complex pseudouridine synthase subunit Cbf5, which yields MKTNLITKSKSFTNPEYGCKPEEREINDYISKGVINLDKPSGPTSHEVDSWIKRILKLDKTGHGGTLDPKVTGVLPVGLADATRAIQLLLTAPKEYVCLLTFHADVEESEIRRVFEEFTGKIFQLPPVKSAVKRELRTRNVYYATIYEIKGRDVLFRIGCEAGTYVRTYCHNIGEALGVGAHMAELRRTQVGSFRERENLVTLQDVTDAYHFYIEDGDESFLREAIMPMERAADYLPKVILKDSAVDAICHGADLASGGVAYLSDNIKKGDIVAIETLKGELVGAGNALFDSDGILEAEGGFVVNTSKVLMKPDTYPRLWK from the coding sequence ATGAAAACAAATTTAATTACAAAATCCAAATCATTTACCAATCCCGAATATGGCTGCAAGCCTGAAGAAAGGGAAATTAACGATTACATTTCTAAAGGAGTTATCAATCTGGACAAACCTTCCGGACCAACATCACATGAAGTAGACTCCTGGATTAAACGAATTTTAAAGCTTGACAAGACCGGCCATGGCGGTACCCTTGATCCTAAGGTCACAGGGGTTTTGCCTGTAGGACTTGCCGATGCCACCCGTGCAATTCAGCTCTTGTTAACAGCTCCAAAGGAATACGTCTGTCTTCTTACATTCCACGCAGACGTTGAGGAAAGCGAGATTCGCCGTGTTTTTGAAGAGTTCACAGGAAAGATTTTCCAGTTGCCTCCTGTCAAGTCTGCAGTAAAGCGTGAACTGAGAACCCGTAATGTCTATTACGCCACAATCTATGAAATAAAAGGCCGTGACGTATTGTTCAGAATAGGCTGTGAAGCCGGAACCTATGTGAGAACCTACTGCCACAACATCGGTGAAGCGCTGGGCGTCGGAGCCCATATGGCTGAACTGAGAAGAACTCAGGTTGGATCTTTTCGTGAAAGGGAGAATCTGGTTACTCTCCAGGACGTAACCGACGCATATCATTTCTATATTGAAGACGGTGACGAGTCATTCCTTCGTGAGGCAATAATGCCTATGGAAAGGGCGGCGGATTACCTGCCGAAAGTCATTCTTAAGGATTCTGCCGTGGATGCAATCTGTCATGGGGCCGATTTGGCAAGCGGCGGAGTAGCTTACCTGTCTGATAATATTAAAAAGGGTGATATAGTAGCTATTGAAACCCTCAAGGGTGAACTTGTCGGTGCCGGTAACGCATTGTTTGACAGCGACGGGATTCTTGAAGCCGAAGGCGGTTTTGTAGTCAATACCTCCAAAGTATTAATGAAACCGGACACCTATCCAAGGCTATGGAAATAG
- a CDS encoding helix-turn-helix domain-containing protein, which translates to MSGKSKINVFNKMTKTALDEEISAYVAYHRYYQRLIAVKIVSEGNTIADAANILGKSYQTVHRWIKICESEGLEGLKPSFGGGRPSKLNYDQLIELDKIIEETPNMSMKDVHLLVNEKFNVDYSLKQIGKIVRKLGYNYSKAYPKFSKSPEDAEEQLKKT; encoded by the coding sequence ATGTCAGGCAAATCTAAAATTAATGTTTTTAACAAAATGACAAAAACTGCTTTAGATGAAGAAATAAGTGCTTATGTGGCTTATCATAGGTACTATCAGAGGTTAATTGCAGTTAAAATAGTTAGTGAAGGAAATACAATTGCAGATGCTGCAAATATATTGGGAAAATCCTATCAAACAGTCCACAGATGGATAAAAATTTGCGAATCTGAAGGATTAGAAGGATTAAAACCATCATTTGGCGGAGGGAGGCCATCAAAATTAAATTATGATCAATTAATTGAATTAGATAAAATCATTGAAGAAACACCAAATATGTCAATGAAAGATGTACATCTTCTTGTTAATGAAAAATTTAATGTAGATTATAGTTTAAAGCAAATAGGAAAAATTGTGAGGAAATTAGGATACAATTACAGTAAAGCATATCCTAAATTTTCGAAATCTCCTGAAGATGCAGAAGAACAGCT